In one window of Bacillota bacterium DNA:
- the panD gene encoding aspartate 1-decarboxylase: MLLMMLRGKIHRATVTETNVDYVGSITVDETLMEAADIFPGERVQVVNINNGQRFETYTIVGPRDSGLICLNGAAAHLAQPGDKVIIIAYAVIPYAEARSFRPRIVVVDDNNKVVEVKREETHGAIG; encoded by the coding sequence ATGCTCCTTATGATGTTAAGGGGGAAAATCCACCGGGCTACAGTCACAGAGACCAACGTGGACTATGTCGGCAGTATAACCGTCGATGAGACGCTGATGGAGGCGGCGGATATCTTTCCGGGGGAAAGGGTGCAGGTCGTAAACATCAACAACGGCCAGCGATTCGAAACTTACACCATCGTTGGTCCGCGGGATTCAGGGTTGATCTGCCTCAACGGCGCCGCCGCCCACCTGGCGCAACCGGGGGATAAGGTCATCATCATCGCTTACGCCGTCATTCCCTATGCGGAGGCCCGCAGCTTCCGGCCCCGGATAGTTGTTGTAGACGATAACAATAAAGTGGTTGAGGTTAAGCGGGAGGAAACCCACGGCGCAATTGGGTAG
- a CDS encoding pantoate--beta-alanine ligase, producing MDYAEVLSWPELKPMEEIRAGKVLMAVAAFFGRARLIDNFLVEVE from the coding sequence CTGGACTATGCCGAGGTTCTTAGCTGGCCTGAATTAAAGCCCATGGAAGAAATACGGGCGGGCAAGGTACTAATGGCGGTAGCCGCGTTTTTCGGGCGGGCGCGGTTGATTGACAATTTTTTAGTGGAGGTGGAGTAA